In Ischnura elegans chromosome 6, ioIscEleg1.1, whole genome shotgun sequence, one genomic interval encodes:
- the LOC124161379 gene encoding piggyBac transposable element-derived protein 3-like, giving the protein MTLQEVLSALEDDQDDVLGIYIEPPESNVLSDEDSAEEDGGGFIDNLSGRQLRAGAEILVSTQRGECESDGLETSDKRVNSKRKKVKRVLPTWKDEDLCVKKSLFPDANYCDIGEKSPSEIFELFFDDELINFLILQSKDYAALQNFRNLNITAAEMKVFLGILILSGYNNVPSKRDYWDSSGDLRNEFVANAMRRDRFLQISRFLHCANNCQPNAEYKMWKLRPIMNMLKTRFLAMFRPEEHLDFDECMIEYFGRHPCKQFLRGKPIRFGYKVWSLNTTAGYLVNFDVYQGRNPASNSEYEKMVGKCAAPLLQMLDEIPQEKKNLAYKLYFDNLFTGFELLKELRSRGYGATGTIRENRIPKDCPIMPSKEIRNKQRGFYDKCLSEEDGILLVKWVDNSTVRVATTCHSIQPVAPVRRFSRAEMRNVRIPRPSVISEYNRYMGGTDRMDENVSYYRIGIRGKKWWWCIFTWLTDTHYFARR; this is encoded by the coding sequence ATGACTCTTCAAGAAGTTCTATCTGCACTGGAAGATGACCAGGACGATGTTTTAGGCATCTACATAGAACCTCCAGAGAGTAACGTGTTATCTGACGAAGATTCAGCGGAGGAGGATGGCGGTGGCTTCATTGATAATCTGTCTGGTCGTCAACTTCGAGCAGGTGCTGAAATATTAGTGAGTACTCAACGAGGGGAATGTGAAAGTGATGGACTTGAGACGAGTGACAAACGGGTAAACTCAAAGAGGAAGAAAGTGAAACGAGTATTGCCTACTTGGAAAGATGAAGATCTCtgtgtaaaaaaatcattatttccggACGCAAATTATTGTGACATTGGTGAGAAGTCGCCTTCTGAAATTTTCGAGTtgttttttgatgatgaattaatCAACTTCCTAATTTTGCAGTCAAAAGATTATGCCGCATTGCAGAATTTTCGTAATTTGAATATAACAGCTGCTGAAATGAAGGTCTTCCTGGGAATTTTGATCCTCTCGGGTTATAATAATGTTCCCAGTAAACGTGATTATTGGGATTCATCTGGTGACTTACGTAATGAATTTGTTGCGAATGCTATGCGCCGCGATAGATTTTTACAAATATCTAGGTTTTTACACTGTGCAAATAATTGCCAGCCTAATGCAGAATATAAAATGTGGAAACTGAGGCCAATTATGAATATGTTGAAAACCCGATTTTTAGCTATGTTCCGTCCTGAGGAGCATCTGGATTTTGATGAGTGCATGATTGAATATTTTGGACGACACCCGTGTAAACAGTTCCTACGCGGTAAGCCTATTAGGTTTGGCTATAAAGTATGGTCTCTAAATACCACTGCCGGATATTTGGTGAACTTTGATGTTTATCAAGGTAGAAACCCTGCATCAAATTCTGAGTACGAGAAAATGGTAGGGAAATGTGCTGCACCTCTTCTACAAATGCTGGACGAAATTCCACAAGAAAAAAAGAACCTTGCCTATAaactatattttgataatttatttaccGGATTTGAACTTCTAAAAGAGCTTAGGTCCAGGGGCTATGGAGCCACTGGAACTATTAGAGAAAACCGTATTCCAAAAGACTGTCCAATAATGCCATCTAAGGAAATACGCAATAAACAAAGGGGTTTTTATGATAAATGCCTCAGTGAGGAGGACGGCATCCTTTTGGTAAAGTGGGTAGACAATTCCACAGTTCGCGTGGCTACCACCTGCCATAGCATTCAGCCCGTAGCTCCTGTGCGGCGATTTTCACGGGCAGAAATGAGGAATGTTCGCATACCTCGCCCATCAGTGATTTCAGAGTACAACCGTTACATGGGGGGAACGGACAGAATGGACGAGAATGTGTCCTACTACAGAATAGGGATAAGAGGTAAAAAGTGGTGGTGGTGCATATTCACTTGGCTAACGGATACACATTATTTTGCGCGCCGCTAG